From the Desulfovibrio sp. UIB00 genome, one window contains:
- a CDS encoding pyridoxamine 5'-phosphate oxidase family protein yields MRKQNRECLDPAFFDEVFSTAEDLCLAMHDGEFPYVIPLNFVRQGNCIYIHCALEGHKLDCIRRNPNVAFTLCADVTIHREKSTTYYKSLCGTGRAVIVDDPAEKGLALDALAGRYAALCPTPTPDAALARTGVVRIDIVDLVGKRKLPK; encoded by the coding sequence ATGCGCAAACAGAACCGCGAATGCCTTGACCCGGCATTTTTTGACGAAGTTTTTTCCACTGCTGAAGACCTCTGCCTTGCCATGCACGATGGGGAATTTCCCTATGTCATTCCGCTTAACTTCGTGCGCCAGGGCAACTGCATCTATATCCACTGCGCCCTTGAAGGGCACAAGCTGGACTGTATCCGCCGCAATCCCAATGTGGCCTTTACCCTTTGCGCGGATGTGACCATTCACAGGGAAAAATCCACGACCTATTACAAATCGCTGTGCGGCACTGGCCGCGCCGTGATTGTGGATGACCCGGCGGAAAAGGGCCTCGCCCTTGATGCCCTGGCAGGGCGCTACGCCGCCCTTTGCCCCACGCCCACGCCGGATGCCGCCCTTGCCCGCACAGGCGTGGTACGCATTGATATTGTGGATCTGGTGGGCAAGCGCAAACTGCCCAAGTAA
- a CDS encoding flavodoxin family protein translates to MNACIVYSSCTGNTRKVAEALADTSGLPCFPVRNAPEPDDFDMLALGFWVRKGLPDARALRYMERVRGKDVFFFGTLGAWPHSDHARRCMAATHEILQAGGNTVVDGFLCQGRVNPQVVAASQRKGGHPLSPERLARLREAARHPDATDLAAARLHWQRSLQKQTASFSVTPTPCIAADILSMPEHIGSNTSL, encoded by the coding sequence ATGAACGCTTGCATTGTTTATTCTTCCTGCACGGGCAATACCCGTAAAGTGGCTGAGGCCTTGGCCGATACCTCGGGTCTTCCCTGCTTTCCCGTGCGCAACGCACCTGAGCCGGATGACTTCGATATGCTGGCCCTGGGCTTCTGGGTGCGCAAAGGCCTGCCTGATGCCCGCGCCCTTCGCTACATGGAGCGTGTACGCGGCAAGGACGTATTTTTTTTCGGCACGCTGGGCGCGTGGCCCCATTCAGACCACGCCCGCCGCTGCATGGCTGCAACACATGAAATTTTACAGGCTGGCGGCAATACGGTAGTTGATGGATTCTTGTGTCAGGGCAGGGTTAATCCGCAGGTGGTTGCCGCATCGCAGCGCAAGGGCGGGCATCCCCTGAGCCCCGAGCGGCTGGCCCGTCTGCGCGAGGCAGCACGCCACCCGGACGCGACAGATCTTGCGGCGGCGCGCCTGCACTGGCAACGTAGCCTGCAAAAACAAACTGCCAGTTTTTCTGTGACGCCAACCCCCTGCATTGCCGCAGACATTTTATCCATGCCGGAACACATCGGCAGCAATACCTCGCTGTAA
- a CDS encoding Crp/Fnr family transcriptional regulator has protein sequence MENSDLQTIHAALQTGPFAAMSDTERQKLALHARVQPFSQGATLFREGEATADAMLLLSGMVKLCRHSAQGKECVLHLVRCGRMLDAGVLFYEEGLPATAIGVQNGVVLRLERKALLEALRNDAALGVAMLAAMSLRQRLFINKIAGSQGRISVSGRVAAWLLHRAKMEKSATLSMGVTQETLARQMGISRESLSRELSALASAGLIDRDRRRIILLDANALRERAEA, from the coding sequence ATGGAAAACAGCGACCTGCAAACCATCCATGCTGCCTTGCAAACCGGCCCTTTTGCGGCCATGTCGGATACTGAACGCCAAAAGCTGGCGCTGCACGCCCGTGTGCAGCCATTCAGCCAGGGGGCGACACTATTTCGCGAAGGCGAAGCCACAGCCGATGCCATGCTGCTGCTCTCGGGCATGGTCAAACTGTGCCGTCACTCGGCTCAGGGCAAGGAATGTGTGCTACACCTTGTGCGTTGCGGCAGAATGCTGGACGCAGGGGTGCTTTTTTATGAAGAAGGCCTGCCCGCAACGGCCATCGGGGTGCAGAACGGCGTAGTTTTGCGGCTGGAACGCAAGGCACTGCTTGAAGCCCTGCGCAACGATGCGGCCCTTGGAGTAGCCATGCTGGCGGCCATGAGCCTGCGTCAGCGCCTGTTCATCAACAAGATTGCGGGATCGCAAGGCCGCATTTCCGTTTCGGGCCGGGTAGCGGCATGGCTGCTGCACAGGGCAAAAATGGAAAAAAGCGCCACCCTGAGCATGGGCGTTACCCAGGAAACCCTGGCCCGCCAGATGGGCATAAGCCGCGAGAGTCTGAGCCGGGAGCTCAGCGCCCTGGCATCAGCCGGACTCATTGACCGCGACCGCCGCCGCATCATTCTGCTCGATGCCAACGCCCTGCGCGAAAGGGCCGAGGCTTAG
- a CDS encoding 4Fe-4S dicluster domain-containing protein — protein MTEHIQVVPDKCRACRRCEVACIAAHHGMSFKEAMKHRDELVSRVQVVKAEGFKTTVRCHQCDHAPCANVCPTGALQQDADGRIIMRVQYCVACKMCIAACPYGTITLDTIGMPSVDGDDGETLAQRARREVAVRCDMCRAWRMENGKRITACMEACPAHALSLVLADGSVVEAPAPEKKPAIEGAPEKPAAPVAEPGPRASVTAAGRAPEEAKAEEAKVEAPAAPVAEAAAPAPAAETPAAPKAEEPKVETPVEAPVEAKAAPVVEETPAPEVKAEPAAEAPATEPAAAATPVETKPEAAPAAPKAAASKPAKNSKKAIKKGGKK, from the coding sequence ATGACTGAACATATCCAGGTCGTACCCGACAAATGCCGCGCCTGCCGCCGCTGTGAAGTGGCCTGCATTGCCGCCCACCACGGCATGAGCTTTAAAGAGGCCATGAAACACCGCGATGAACTGGTTTCGCGCGTACAGGTGGTCAAGGCCGAAGGCTTCAAGACCACCGTGCGTTGCCACCAGTGCGACCACGCGCCCTGCGCCAACGTGTGCCCCACCGGCGCATTGCAGCAGGATGCCGATGGCCGCATCATCATGCGCGTACAATACTGTGTTGCCTGTAAGATGTGCATCGCTGCATGCCCTTACGGCACCATCACCCTTGACACCATCGGCATGCCCTCCGTGGACGGCGACGATGGTGAAACCCTGGCTCAGCGCGCCCGCCGCGAAGTGGCCGTGCGCTGCGACATGTGCCGCGCATGGCGCATGGAAAACGGCAAGCGCATCACCGCCTGCATGGAAGCCTGCCCGGCCCACGCCCTTTCGCTGGTGCTGGCCGACGGTTCGGTGGTGGAAGCCCCTGCGCCGGAAAAGAAGCCTGCCATTGAGGGCGCGCCGGAAAAACCCGCCGCTCCCGTGGCCGAACCCGGCCCCCGTGCATCCGTGACCGCTGCTGGTCGCGCACCTGAAGAAGCCAAGGCTGAGGAAGCCAAGGTTGAAGCCCCTGCCGCCCCTGTGGCGGAAGCGGCGGCTCCGGCACCTGCGGCAGAAACTCCCGCAGCGCCCAAGGCCGAAGAACCCAAGGTCGAAACGCCTGTGGAAGCTCCTGTCGAAGCCAAAGCCGCTCCGGTAGTGGAAGAAACTCCCGCGCCTGAAGTCAAGGCGGAGCCTGCTGCGGAAGCCCCGGCAACGGAACCCGCAGCCGCAGCAACACCGGTTGAAACCAAGCCCGAAGCTGCTCCGGCAGCGCCCAAGGCTGCGGCCTCCAAGCCTGCCAAGAACAGCAAAAAGGCCATCAAGAAGGGCGGCAAGAAGTAA
- a CDS encoding hydrogenase maturation nickel metallochaperone HypA — protein sequence MHEATLVQGLLNMAIKAVEDHNKAHPESPVSRIAEFQCELGLLACVEAQTLTACFELLAEGTLAEGAKLTLACAPLACTCNQCGHEFSLTQRHFVCPSCGGENIHFNGGHGMTLMALHVASEETDHD from the coding sequence ATGCATGAGGCAACGCTGGTTCAGGGACTGCTGAATATGGCCATCAAGGCCGTGGAAGACCACAATAAGGCGCATCCGGAATCTCCGGTCAGCCGTATTGCGGAATTTCAGTGTGAACTGGGCCTGCTTGCCTGCGTGGAAGCGCAAACGCTCACCGCCTGCTTTGAACTGCTGGCGGAAGGAACCCTTGCCGAGGGCGCAAAGCTTACGCTTGCATGCGCGCCCCTGGCCTGTACCTGCAATCAGTGCGGACATGAATTCAGCCTGACGCAACGGCATTTCGTCTGCCCAAGTTGCGGCGGCGAAAACATCCACTTCAACGGGGGTCATGGGATGACGCTTATGGCCCTGCACGTTGCATCCGAGGAAACGGACCATGACTGA
- a CDS encoding nickel-dependent hydrogenase large subunit, which translates to MSNTFTMPLGPVHVALEEPVYFHLTVEGETVRHVELTSGHVHRGMEAMATQRNLVKNVTLTERVCSLCSNSHSFTYSMVVENVLGITIPERACYLRVVAEEIKRIASHLFNTAIQAHIIGFKSLFMHVMEVREMMQDLKETVYGNRMNLAANCIGGVKYNVTPDLLDYMLKTLAKVEPQVDEIREIYATNGMVLGRTKGLGLLPKEDAVNLGVVGPVARGSGVAIDVRKDSPYAAYGKLNFNPVLEHGCCVNSRTMVRLHEIFESFSLIRQCIERMPEGEVTAPMRQIRTAEACARTEAPRGEVFYYIRTNGTDMPSRLKWRVPSYMNWKALGVMMRDCKVADVALITNSIDPCVSCTER; encoded by the coding sequence ATGAGTAACACCTTCACCATGCCTCTGGGCCCCGTACACGTGGCCCTTGAGGAGCCGGTATATTTCCACCTCACGGTGGAGGGTGAAACGGTTCGCCACGTGGAGCTGACCTCCGGTCACGTGCACCGCGGCATGGAAGCCATGGCTACCCAGCGCAACCTCGTCAAGAACGTCACCCTTACCGAGCGCGTGTGCTCGCTCTGTTCCAACAGCCACTCCTTCACCTACAGCATGGTGGTGGAAAACGTGCTCGGTATCACCATTCCCGAGCGCGCCTGCTACCTGCGCGTGGTGGCCGAAGAAATCAAGCGCATTGCCTCGCATCTGTTCAACACTGCCATTCAGGCGCATATCATCGGCTTCAAGTCGCTGTTCATGCACGTGATGGAAGTGCGTGAAATGATGCAGGACCTCAAGGAAACCGTTTACGGCAACCGCATGAACCTGGCGGCCAACTGCATCGGCGGCGTTAAGTACAACGTCACGCCCGATCTGTTGGATTACATGCTCAAGACCCTTGCCAAGGTTGAACCTCAGGTGGATGAAATCCGCGAGATCTACGCCACCAACGGTATGGTTCTTGGCCGCACCAAGGGCCTTGGCCTGCTGCCCAAGGAAGACGCCGTCAACCTTGGCGTGGTTGGCCCTGTGGCCCGTGGTTCCGGCGTTGCCATCGACGTGCGCAAGGATTCGCCTTACGCCGCCTACGGCAAGCTGAACTTCAACCCGGTTCTAGAGCATGGCTGCTGCGTGAACTCGCGTACAATGGTGCGGCTGCACGAGATATTTGAATCGTTCAGCCTCATCCGCCAGTGCATCGAAAGGATGCCCGAAGGCGAGGTCACGGCGCCCATGCGCCAGATCCGCACGGCAGAGGCCTGCGCCCGCACCGAAGCTCCGCGCGGCGAAGTGTTCTACTACATCCGCACCAACGGCACGGATATGCCCTCGCGCCTCAAATGGCGTGTGCCTTCCTACATGAACTGGAAGGCCCTGGGCGTCATGATGCGTGACTGCAAGGTGGCCGATGTGGCGCTGATAACCAACAGCATCGACCCCTGCGTTTCCTGCACCGAGCGCTAG
- a CDS encoding NADH-quinone oxidoreductase subunit C → MQETINGNAKVIEGLSALCTEDDAVHHSTDSFGNAFHWFRLGTPRMLQDAAAIMSEAKARLCMTTAYNRRQLSEPMQEVCYHFELDGVVYNMTVTLNGEWPTVPSITPLFANADWHEREMMELYGIQVTGHPNPTRLFLDEELDAGILNEAVPLSIMMNGACTTDLWERILNDKERNHE, encoded by the coding sequence ATGCAAGAGACAATTAACGGCAACGCCAAAGTCATCGAGGGGCTCTCAGCCCTGTGTACCGAAGACGACGCCGTACACCACAGCACGGACAGCTTCGGCAACGCTTTTCACTGGTTCAGGCTGGGTACGCCCCGCATGTTGCAGGATGCCGCCGCCATCATGAGCGAAGCCAAGGCGCGCCTGTGCATGACAACCGCTTACAACCGCCGCCAGCTCAGCGAACCCATGCAGGAAGTTTGCTACCACTTTGAGCTGGACGGTGTGGTCTACAACATGACCGTGACCCTTAACGGCGAGTGGCCCACCGTGCCCTCCATCACCCCCCTGTTCGCCAATGCCGACTGGCACGAACGGGAAATGATGGAACTCTACGGCATTCAGGTTACAGGCCACCCCAATCCCACGCGCCTGTTTCTGGATGAAGAGCTTGACGCAGGCATTCTCAACGAGGCCGTGCCCCTGTCCATCATGATGAACGGGGCCTGCACCACCGACCTCTGGGAACGCATTCTCAATGACAAGGAGCGCAACCATGAGTAA
- a CDS encoding 4Fe-4S binding protein produces MAGFLKVLFRNLLEGPSTDPFPLGETFTPERLRGKAVVDPDLCMGCGICRHSCAAGAINISPLPDRKGFTITIWQNSCCLCASCRHYCPTGAMSITTDWHTAHPESEKFNRIEQQTVRYEPCAGCGELMRPLPKKLAEKLYAYNDEIDRDLTRRLCPKCRQLEDAKRNACVLPAASGDAAATSVTSAAPTKD; encoded by the coding sequence ATGGCGGGCTTTCTGAAAGTTCTGTTCCGCAATTTGCTGGAAGGTCCAAGTACCGACCCCTTCCCCTTGGGCGAAACCTTCACCCCCGAAAGGCTGCGCGGCAAGGCTGTTGTGGATCCCGACCTGTGCATGGGCTGCGGCATCTGCCGTCACTCGTGTGCGGCAGGGGCCATCAACATCTCGCCGCTGCCCGACCGCAAGGGTTTTACCATCACCATATGGCAAAACTCCTGCTGCCTGTGCGCCTCGTGCCGCCATTACTGCCCCACCGGGGCCATGAGCATCACGACCGACTGGCACACCGCGCATCCGGAATCGGAAAAATTCAACCGCATCGAACAGCAGACAGTTCGCTACGAGCCCTGCGCCGGTTGCGGCGAGCTTATGCGCCCCCTGCCCAAAAAGCTGGCCGAAAAGCTCTATGCCTATAATGACGAAATCGACAGGGATCTGACGCGCAGGCTCTGCCCCAAATGCCGCCAGCTTGAGGACGCCAAGCGCAATGCCTGCGTACTGCCCGCCGCCAGCGGCGATGCAGCGGCGACCAGCGTCACTTCTGCCGCTCCCACCAAGGATTAG
- the nuoB gene encoding NADH-quinone oxidoreductase subunit NuoB, whose product MLKKLSVRSPWLFRINAGSCNGCDVELATTACIPRYDVERLGCRYCGSPRHADIVLVTGPLTTRVRDRVLKVWNEIPEPKVTVAVGICPISGGVFREGYSIEGPLDRYIPVDVNVPGCPPRPQAILEAVVLARSIWLKKLGVEE is encoded by the coding sequence ATGCTTAAAAAACTCTCCGTGCGGTCGCCGTGGCTTTTCCGCATCAACGCAGGCTCGTGCAACGGTTGCGACGTGGAACTGGCAACCACTGCCTGTATTCCGCGCTATGACGTGGAACGCCTGGGTTGCCGCTATTGCGGCAGCCCCCGCCATGCCGACATTGTGCTTGTAACAGGCCCTCTGACCACCAGGGTGCGTGACCGCGTGCTTAAAGTGTGGAACGAAATTCCCGAACCCAAGGTCACTGTGGCGGTGGGCATCTGCCCCATCTCGGGTGGCGTGTTCCGCGAAGGCTATTCCATTGAAGGCCCGCTTGACCGCTACATCCCGGTAGACGTCAACGTGCCCGGTTGCCCGCCTCGCCCGCAGGCCATTCTTGAGGCTGTGGTGCTGGCGCGTTCCATCTGGCTGAAAAAACTGGGCGTGGAGGAGTGA
- a CDS encoding complex I subunit 1 family protein yields MSDTLLAILHMCIFPGGAFALLVAMFFKGLDRRVEARLQRRVGPPLIQPWLDIAKLLTKETLIPKTACRSAFLMAPVFGFTGMAVCAAFIPIPGVFNGLFNMGDLLVIFYLLPIPAMAIMLGGSASSSPYGAVGFSREMMLMLAYETPLLMILLSVAMLTGKVLSGGAWGAEFSLLKIVAMQQQVGSFGFNPTMIPALLAYLIFLPGTMGVVPFDIPEAETELIEGPLLEYGGPLLALFQITSALKTFVVLGLGVALFFPGTISDIWLVNLVWFLLKCLGLMLVSLTLVKSATGRFRIDQAFRFYITVPTALALCSLILVWVM; encoded by the coding sequence ATGAGCGACACCCTGCTTGCCATACTGCACATGTGCATCTTCCCCGGCGGGGCCTTTGCCCTGCTGGTGGCGATGTTCTTCAAAGGACTTGACCGCCGGGTCGAGGCGCGGCTGCAGCGCCGCGTCGGCCCCCCGCTGATCCAGCCCTGGCTTGACATTGCCAAGCTGCTGACCAAGGAAACCCTGATTCCCAAAACCGCCTGCCGTTCGGCCTTTTTGATGGCCCCGGTGTTCGGTTTCACGGGTATGGCCGTGTGCGCGGCCTTCATACCGATCCCCGGCGTGTTCAACGGCCTGTTCAACATGGGCGACCTGCTGGTGATCTTCTACCTGCTGCCCATCCCGGCCATGGCCATCATGCTGGGCGGCTCGGCCTCCAGTTCGCCCTACGGCGCTGTGGGCTTCTCGCGCGAAATGATGTTGATGCTGGCCTACGAAACGCCGCTGCTCATGATTCTGCTCTCTGTCGCCATGCTTACGGGCAAGGTACTGAGCGGCGGAGCCTGGGGCGCGGAATTCTCGCTGCTCAAGATCGTCGCCATGCAGCAGCAGGTGGGTTCCTTCGGGTTCAACCCGACCATGATCCCCGCCTTGCTGGCCTATCTGATCTTCCTGCCCGGCACCATGGGCGTTGTGCCCTTTGATATCCCCGAGGCGGAAACTGAACTTATCGAAGGCCCACTGCTGGAATACGGCGGCCCCCTGCTGGCCTTGTTCCAGATCACGTCCGCGCTCAAGACCTTTGTAGTTTTGGGCCTGGGGGTTGCGCTTTTCTTCCCCGGCACCATATCTGACATATGGCTGGTGAATCTGGTCTGGTTCCTGCTCAAGTGCCTTGGGCTCATGCTGGTTTCGCTTACGCTGGTCAAGTCGGCCACAGGGCGCTTCCGCATTGACCAGGCCTTCCGTTTCTACATAACTGTGCCCACGGCGCTTGCGCTGTGCAGCCTTATACTGGTCTGGGTGATGTAA
- a CDS encoding proton-conducting transporter membrane subunit, translating into MTESLFSAGGFLVPLLVGMALMLYGAAQSVRQRNNPRSLILWGSLHDAGIFCLGLGASGGINSTGLWLFVLFQAAARLLAWAALSRLTPPALNAPVQLQDLRATGKRQPWTAACFGLGMLAAVGGSPFLVPEARMFISSGILGSMPGAMAALLCMALATTVLIWLHVEAVRIVVLDTTGEETPASWAAPSGNVFVMLGLAVVVALLGLFRGPITELFASAYNVAVPHSATHPAYWCYYAGAFLTGIAFLVKFDRAPLVGVAFSALALATTIATPAGPTAKLFLVMIAVVGLVVSIYSLSYIHERQGRYWFFLLLTFASLAGIVSAADSATMYGYWELMTFASYFLVVHENNRSAYDAGLKYYVMCAGGALFMLPGLLLLGDPSLSFGLMQGAFVLCLAGFGVKMGLVPLHSWLPDAHPAAPSSVSGPLSGIITKMGVFGIVAVLLMRPMIMGMPGMFGLSWLGTGLVAMGAATLIFGEVMALRQDDIKRMLAYSTLGQIGEIALVLGVGTWLSTTGALWHMLNHAIMKDLLFLGAGALIMRAGSRKLADLRGLGRQMPVTVACMGIGLVSIMGLPPFGAFYSKFLMIQAATTAGHIWLAALILGGSLVGLIYYTRILKTLVFEERPADLPTVTEAPRSMQIGLIILAGICVIMGLAPQLAMNLVVPVASMCFTPNLNDPDVLLAMNVSWPIFVVVPVFGAVLPALFYRDRKKAGWASVGVMLFTALLVILFGRDLDTLSFCFALLVPVLGAVNMAYALGYMEHSHRQWRFYCAFTAMCGGLVGMAASQYMLSFFLFWEIMSSWTLYLAIAHEGDKDSLREAFKYFIFNVFGAGFIFLGLCVVGPFTPFNATLLTGAAPYIPHGAAWLGMALLAAGFLMKAAQLPFRIDWQMHPALAPTPVSGYISSVLLKSAILGLIKLFMLMGGGFMLAGVLGGMEQNIISTVSMWIGGITIIMAAVQALRTNVIKLVFIYSTVSQLGYMVLAVAAGGALGYAGGMLHVINHVFFKDLLFLVCGAVMFATHRETLEDLGGIGRHMPFTLVMFAIAGLSVVGVPPTSGFSSKWLIYHALMEAGQPFLALLSLIGSVLTMAYIAKFLHAAFLGQPSPNLHEVHEAPLIMRVPMGILAAGCVITGVFPGLALGPINNVLAEYGFMPLNVGLSGVLSGPGAWNATGMFVMMALAFAGGRWFVLRFTRLREIDVHTCGLPVETSTSRMKPSSIFGEILGLMGGNKPAKENR; encoded by the coding sequence ATGACGGAATCACTGTTTTCGGCAGGCGGCTTTCTTGTGCCGCTTCTCGTGGGCATGGCCCTTATGCTGTATGGCGCGGCGCAGTCCGTGCGGCAGCGCAACAATCCCCGCAGCCTGATCCTATGGGGTTCGCTGCATGATGCAGGCATTTTCTGCCTGGGTCTTGGAGCAAGCGGCGGTATCAACAGCACAGGCCTGTGGCTTTTTGTGCTGTTCCAGGCAGCCGCGCGGCTGCTGGCCTGGGCCGCCCTTTCACGGCTGACCCCCCCGGCGCTCAACGCACCGGTGCAGCTGCAGGATTTGCGCGCCACTGGCAAACGTCAACCATGGACAGCAGCCTGCTTCGGCCTTGGCATGCTGGCTGCGGTGGGCGGTTCGCCCTTCCTGGTGCCTGAAGCCCGCATGTTCATCAGTTCTGGCATTCTGGGCAGCATGCCCGGCGCCATGGCGGCGCTCTTGTGCATGGCCCTCGCCACCACAGTTCTCATCTGGCTGCATGTGGAAGCAGTGCGCATTGTCGTACTGGACACCACAGGCGAAGAAACCCCGGCTTCATGGGCAGCGCCTTCCGGCAATGTTTTTGTGATGCTGGGCCTCGCGGTAGTTGTGGCGCTGTTGGGCCTGTTCAGAGGCCCCATCACCGAACTGTTCGCTTCTGCCTACAATGTGGCTGTACCGCATTCGGCAACGCACCCGGCATACTGGTGTTATTACGCCGGTGCGTTCCTGACCGGCATAGCATTCCTGGTAAAGTTTGACCGCGCGCCCCTGGTGGGCGTGGCCTTCTCCGCCTTGGCGCTGGCGACCACCATCGCCACCCCGGCGGGCCCAACGGCCAAGCTTTTCCTTGTTATGATCGCCGTTGTGGGTCTGGTCGTCAGCATATACTCGCTGAGCTACATCCATGAGCGTCAGGGCCGCTATTGGTTCTTCCTGCTGCTGACATTCGCATCGCTGGCGGGCATTGTCTCCGCTGCCGACTCGGCGACCATGTACGGCTACTGGGAACTCATGACCTTTGCCTCCTACTTCCTGGTGGTGCATGAGAACAATCGCAGCGCCTACGACGCCGGCCTCAAATATTATGTAATGTGCGCGGGCGGCGCGCTGTTCATGCTGCCCGGCCTCCTGCTGCTGGGCGATCCTTCGCTTTCGTTCGGGTTGATGCAGGGCGCGTTTGTGCTCTGCCTGGCTGGCTTTGGCGTGAAGATGGGCCTTGTGCCCCTGCATTCCTGGCTGCCTGACGCTCACCCCGCCGCGCCATCTTCTGTGTCTGGTCCTCTTTCGGGTATCATCACCAAGATGGGCGTGTTCGGCATAGTGGCCGTGCTGCTCATGCGGCCCATGATCATGGGCATGCCCGGTATGTTCGGCCTTTCCTGGCTGGGCACCGGTCTTGTGGCCATGGGCGCGGCAACCCTGATCTTTGGCGAGGTCATGGCTCTGCGCCAGGACGACATCAAACGCATGCTGGCCTATTCGACCCTCGGGCAGATTGGTGAAATCGCCCTGGTGCTCGGCGTAGGCACATGGCTTTCGACCACCGGCGCGCTGTGGCACATGCTCAACCACGCCATCATGAAAGACCTGCTCTTCCTTGGAGCCGGCGCTCTCATCATGCGCGCGGGCAGCCGCAAGCTTGCAGACCTGCGCGGCCTTGGCCGCCAGATGCCCGTGACCGTTGCCTGCATGGGCATCGGCCTTGTGAGCATCATGGGTCTGCCGCCTTTTGGCGCTTTCTACAGCAAGTTCCTGATGATTCAGGCGGCCACCACCGCCGGGCACATCTGGCTGGCGGCCCTCATTCTGGGCGGCTCGCTGGTGGGCCTGATCTACTACACGCGCATTCTGAAAACCCTTGTGTTTGAAGAACGCCCCGCCGACCTGCCCACCGTGACCGAAGCGCCGCGCAGCATGCAGATCGGCCTGATCATTCTGGCGGGCATTTGCGTTATCATGGGCCTTGCCCCGCAGCTCGCCATGAACCTTGTGGTGCCGGTGGCCTCCATGTGCTTCACGCCCAACCTCAACGACCCCGATGTGCTCCTGGCCATGAATGTGTCCTGGCCCATCTTCGTGGTTGTTCCTGTGTTTGGCGCCGTGCTGCCCGCTCTGTTCTACCGTGACCGCAAAAAGGCCGGATGGGCCAGCGTGGGCGTGATGCTGTTCACCGCGCTGCTGGTCATCCTGTTTGGCCGCGATCTGGATACGCTTTCCTTCTGCTTTGCCCTGCTGGTTCCTGTGCTTGGCGCGGTCAATATGGCCTACGCCCTTGGCTACATGGAACACAGCCACCGCCAGTGGCGCTTCTACTGCGCCTTTACCGCCATGTGCGGCGGCCTGGTCGGCATGGCCGCCAGCCAGTACATGCTGAGCTTCTTCCTGTTCTGGGAAATCATGAGCTCGTGGACGCTGTACCTGGCCATTGCCCATGAGGGCGATAAAGACTCGCTTCGCGAGGCGTTCAAATACTTTATCTTCAACGTGTTCGGCGCGGGCTTCATCTTCCTGGGCCTGTGCGTTGTGGGGCCGTTCACGCCTTTCAACGCCACCCTGCTCACGGGTGCCGCACCCTACATTCCCCACGGCGCGGCATGGCTCGGCATGGCCCTGCTGGCTGCCGGCTTCCTGATGAAGGCGGCCCAGCTGCCCTTCCGCATTGATTGGCAGATGCACCCGGCCCTGGCTCCCACGCCTGTTTCCGGCTACATCTCGTCCGTGCTGCTTAAGAGCGCCATCTTAGGCCTCATCAAGCTGTTCATGCTCATGGGCGGCGGCTTTATGCTGGCTGGCGTGCTGGGCGGCATGGAGCAGAACATCATCAGCACTGTTTCCATGTGGATCGGCGGCATCACCATCATCATGGCTGCCGTGCAGGCCTTGCGCACCAACGTCATCAAGCTTGTGTTCATCTATTCCACGGTGAGCCAGCTTGGGTACATGGTGCTGGCGGTTGCCGCTGGCGGCGCGCTGGGTTACGCGGGCGGCATGCTGCACGTGATCAACCACGTGTTCTTCAAGGATCTGCTGTTCCTTGTGTGCGGCGCAGTCATGTTTGCCACCCACAGGGAAACGCTGGAAGACCTCGGTGGCATTGGCCGCCACATGCCCTTTACCCTTGTCATGTTCGCCATTGCCGGGCTTTCGGTTGTGGGCGTGCCGCCCACCAGCGGATTCTCGTCCAAATGGCTTATCTACCATGCCCTCATGGAAGCGGGCCAGCCCTTCCTGGCGTTGCTCTCCCTGATCGGCAGCGTGCTGACCATGGCCTACATTGCCAAGTTCCTGCATGCGGCCTTCCTGGGCCAGCCCTCGCCCAACCTGCACGAAGTGCATGAGGCCCCGCTGATCATGCGCGTGCCCATGGGCATTCTGGCTGCCGGTTGCGTGATCACGGGCGTGTTCCCCGGTCTGGCACTTGGTCCCATCAACAACGTATTGGCTGAATACGGCTTTATGCCGCTCAACGTGGGCCTGTCCGGCGTGCTTTCCGGCCCCGGCGCATGGAACGCCACAGGCATGTTCGTCATGATGGCCCTTGCATTTGCTGGCGGACGCTGGTTCGTGCTGCGCTTTACCCGCCTGCGCGAAATTGACGTCCACACCTGCGGTCTGCCGGTCGAAACGTCCACCAGCCGCATGAAGCCCTCCAGCATTTTCGGGGAAATCCTCGGCCTTATGGGCGGCAATAAGCCCGCCAAGGAGAACCGCTGA